The stretch of DNA AGGAAGCTCGCCGCATGGTCGGCCGTACACCAGGAAACATTGTCGCGATTCGTCCGTTGAAAGATGGCGTTATCGCTGACTTTGATGTAACAGAAGCAATGCTAAAACATTTTATTAATAAGTTAAACGTAAAGGGCTTTTTATCGAAGCCGCGCATTTTGATCTGCTGCCCAACGAACATCACAAGTGTCGAACAAAAGGCGATTAAAGAAGCAGCTGAAAAGAGCGGTGGGAAAAAGATTTATCTTGAAGAAGAGCCAAAGGTAGCAGCAATCGGCGCTGGAATGGATATTTTCCAACCAAGCGGTAACATGGTAGTGGACATCGGGGGAGGAACGACGGATGTTGCAGTTCTTTCTATGGGCGATATCGTTACTTCTTCCTCCATTAAAATGGCCGGCGATAAGTTTGACATGGAAATCCTCAACTACATCAAGCGTGAGTACAAGCTCTTGATTGGTGAGCGTACGGCTGAAAATATTAAAATCAACATCGGTACCGTATTCCCAGGTTCTCGCTCAGAGGAAATGGAAATTCGCGGCCGTGACATGGTGAGCGGGTTACCGCGCACAATCACTGTTCGTTCGGAAGAAATCGAGGGTGCCCTTCGTGAATCTGTGGCTGTGATTGTTCAGGCGGCGAAAAGTGTTCTTGAGCGCACTCCACCAGAATTGTCAGCGGACATCATTGACCGTGGCGTGATTTTAACTGGCGGTGGCGCATTGCTGCACGGAATCGACATGCTGCTTGCTGACGAATTGAAGGTTCCAGTTCTTGTAGCTGAAAATCCAATGGACTGTGTTGCTATCGGAACGGGTATCATGCTTGATAACATTGACCGCATTCCTAACCGTAAGTTAGGGTAATAACTTTTTTGAAAAATAAGCATCTTTTATTGAGTTCGAGGTGGTATGACATCTAACCAATGGTGTAATAGTCCCGAACCATACATGAAAAGTCTAATGAAGCAGGCAGGACAAGCCTCAGTCATTGGGCTTTTTTATTTGGCTTGATTCCTATTTAATAGGCGCATTTGTGTTTTTTTTACATCAATTGACTTTTTTCGCAAAAAATTAATGTGCAATGGGGAATATTTTTTTATAATAGAAGTAATGAAAATTTTTCAACAGTTTGCGAAAGCAATTTTTATAAAAGAATTCAAGTTACCGATTTTAAAAAAGTTGGTTATAATATGTATAACTCACTGGGCCCATGGGGCAGTCCGGTTAAAGGGGAATTAGTGAATGTCTGTAAACAATCAAGCCAAGACGAGGGAAGAATTTAAACGAGCTAAATATGAAGAGCAGCAAAAGATAAAGGCTGAAAAGCAAAAAGCCAAAGATGCCAAGGCTTTGGTGAAAAATGATCGCGCGAAGGTGGATCGTACAAATGAAAAGGTGGAGGCCGCACCACACACCTCCAAACGAATCCGCATTCGTCTGATTCCCATCTGGCTTCGTCTGGTTCTTTTAGTTGTGTTTACGTTTGTCAGCTTGATGGCGGGAGCAACAGTTGGCTACGGGATTCTTGGCGGTGGAAAAGTGGCGGATGTTTTTAAACAATCGACCTGGACGCATATTCAAGATTTGGTGGATAAAGAATAAATTGACTGGGAAGGGAACGAAAGCCCTTCCCTTTTGTGTATCTTTTCGAGTAAAATAGAGAGAATAATACTTGTTACTAGTAGGAGGTACTAATTTATGCTTGATATCGAACAAATTAAAGAAATTATCCCGCACCGCTACCCATTTTTGCTGGTCGATCGTATTTTGGAAGTAGAAGAGGGCGTAAGAGCGGTTGGGATTAAGAATGTTACAGCCAATGAAGAGTTTTTTAATGGGCATTTTCCTGATTATCCTGTGATGCCTGGGGTACTGATTGTTGAAGCACTGGCGCAGGTTGGCGCAGTGGCTATGTTGAAAAAAGAAGAGAACCGTGGCCGCTTAGCATTTTTTGCTGGAATTGACGGCTGCCGATTTAAAAAGCAAGTAAAGCCTGGTGACCAGCTTCGTCTTGAGGTAGAAATTATCCGCCTGCGCGGACCGATCGGAAAAGGGAAGGCCGTTGCAACGGTTGACGGCGAAGTGGCATGCGAAGCAGAAATTACGTTTGCATTGGGTGAGAAAAAGGAATAGGGATTGGATTAAGACGACTGGAAGCCTTGGGCTTTTGGTCGTTTTTTTTAAAGGAAAGAATCCCACCACAGTCCTTGATAACTGTGGTGTTTATTTATGGAGGAGTGGGTGTAGATTAGTGGTTGGCGAGTAAAATGGAGTTATTGACGAGTAAAATAGGAAAATAGACGAGTAAATGCACACATTTGACGAGTAAATCACTGAAAGTGACAAGTAAGAAAGGAAGTCATATAAAAAAGGAAGTTTTAAAGGTACTTCAAGAGTTGATCAACACATAATTTGAAAAAAGATACTTGATCAAGGCCAAACGCCTGGCTTTTTAGTGTCAAAGTCTTAAATTTGTTTTTGACACTCCGTTGATTTGAGCGGAAATCAACAGACAATTTTTACAAGCTTTACTGTAAATAACTTCAAGCCATCATTTTTTTACCAATGGGAATGATAAAAAAAGACCATGGTAAGTCTAGGTCAATCGAACATGGTGAAAGGGGCTTTTACGCTTGAAGAAAAAGTTATTTATGATGCTTGCGGGTTCTGTCTTATCGGCTGTGTTGTTAGTGGGATGTAATAATGACAATGATGATCAAAATCCACCGTCGCCGACAAATAATAATATCAATACACCGACAGATAACCGTATGGATAATGATTTAACGCCTAACGATAATAACGATGTCATCGATGACAACATTATCGACAGAAATCATTATCCAGAATCAGAGGATAAGAACACGCCAGCAGATAAGGACCCATCGAAAGACAACAATACACCGCAAGAAGACATAATCGAGGATGACATCGACGTTAACGACAGAGATAACAAAGACGAGTAAAACAAAAAGGACAGGCAATCGAGCCTGTCCTTCTTCAAAATATTTGGTGCCTGACACCATTGAGAAATTGTAGTGTCCATTCCAGGTGGAAAGTGTCCACGGGTGGTGCCTGACACCATTAGCGAGACATCACTATCAAGTCGCAAAGCCATTCGCAAATAGTACGGCAGCAAGAACGACTAAGACGATGAAGGCCAGGTAAAGGAGTCCGACGATGATAACCATAATCCAGCCAACGACTTTGCGGCCAGTTTTAATAAAGTAGATTCCTAAGGCAAATGGCCCGAAGAAAAAGCCTAAAATAGCCCACAGCCATGGACTCTTATTATGTTTCG from Bacillus sp. SLBN-46 encodes:
- a CDS encoding rod shape-determining protein; the protein is MFARDIGIDLGTANVLIHVKGRGIVLNEPSVVAIDKNTNKVLAVGEEARRMVGRTPGNIVAIRPLKDGVIADFDVTEAMLKHFINKLNVKGFLSKPRILICCPTNITSVEQKAIKEAAEKSGGKKIYLEEEPKVAAIGAGMDIFQPSGNMVVDIGGGTTDVAVLSMGDIVTSSSIKMAGDKFDMEILNYIKREYKLLIGERTAENIKINIGTVFPGSRSEEMEIRGRDMVSGLPRTITVRSEEIEGALRESVAVIVQAAKSVLERTPPELSADIIDRGVILTGGGALLHGIDMLLADELKVPVLVAENPMDCVAIGTGIMLDNIDRIPNRKLG
- a CDS encoding DNA-directed RNA polymerase subunit beta codes for the protein MSVNNQAKTREEFKRAKYEEQQKIKAEKQKAKDAKALVKNDRAKVDRTNEKVEAAPHTSKRIRIRLIPIWLRLVLLVVFTFVSLMAGATVGYGILGGGKVADVFKQSTWTHIQDLVDKE
- the fabZ gene encoding 3-hydroxyacyl-ACP dehydratase FabZ: MLDIEQIKEIIPHRYPFLLVDRILEVEEGVRAVGIKNVTANEEFFNGHFPDYPVMPGVLIVEALAQVGAVAMLKKEENRGRLAFFAGIDGCRFKKQVKPGDQLRLEVEIIRLRGPIGKGKAVATVDGEVACEAEITFALGEKKE